Genomic DNA from uncultured Methanospirillum sp.:
GATATCCGGACTCCGGAGATTATGCCTGCCACTCGTCATGACCCAACGGAGCCAGGTTTAATTCATCCCGGTATGTCTGCCAGTGAGACATATGGTGAGTGAGAAGATCCCGAAACCGATCATTATGTCTTTTCTCTATAAGATGAGTCATCTCATGGAGAACGATGTAATCAATACAATGAACCGGTTTTTTTATCAATTCAAGATTAATCAATATCCTCCCGGTCTTTGGATTACAACTCCCCCATTTCGTCTTCATCTTTCTCACTCCAAAGGCAGTGACCTTGACATCAAGGACGGCTTCCCATTTTTTAATCATCGGAGTTACGATATTCTTTAGTTCTTCACGGTACCATTGAGTCAGGATCTTCTCCCTCTTCTCTGTTGTAGAACCGGGACGAACTTTGAGGATTAATGTTTTTGATTTTTTTACGATGACACCCTGTTTATCTTTGCTTTCATCTATGGAGAGAAGATACCGTTTTCCGAGGTAGTAATGACTCTCCCGGGGAACATACTCACGCTTTGATTGTCGCTGCTGGTTCTGAAAGGTAGCAATCTGTTTTCGTATCCATGACAACTTCGAGATGACTGCAATCCGGACCGCTTCGTCATCGACGTTTACCGGGACTGCGACACGGACACGGCCATTCGGGGGATAGACACCGAAATGGATGTTTTTGATATCTTTCCTTGCGATCTCAACATCAATCTCTGCGATCGTTAGATGTGGCATCAGGTTAATTCGGGCTGGTTCTTTGCTATCTCAATAATGCTGTCGGTGAGGTCATCATCGTTCAGATCCTTATACACAAAATTGCGGAGTTCTTTCTTCTTCATAGGATTATCAGGCCAGCCATCCTGTTTATACTCCAGAATCGTTTCATATACCTGTAGTGCCTTATCGAAATCCTCATTCAGGTTATTATAGAGCACCTTCTTCGCTGGCGTATTGATTTTATCAGGGTAATCCTTGCCAGGTTCAACGGTTGCCTGTGCAAGTTTGATGAGCTCCTGGATGTGCGTATCAAGAAATTTGTCATAGCTCTCTGATTGTGTTTTTCGTTCTTTAATGAGAGCAGTCAGGACTTCGGATAATTTGCTATAATATGCCGGGTCTATCGGAGTTTTATTCAGAATGATCTTTCTGATGTTGCGTTCGATGGTTTCAGCGGCCAGTTGCTTATTATTCTTAATGTCATCAGAAAGGCCGTCAAGACCTTTTACCCCGTTTTTGATAAGGAGATCAATGATAGGAAGTTCAGGGATAGACTTTCGTTTCTTTACCGGGTTTGCACCGATGTAGGTGTCGATGAGCCGACGCATGAAGGGATCGTACTGTTTGAGATCGATATCCTCACCACTTGCCTGTTTGATGGCATTCATGACATTGGTGTAATGATTCACTTCCTCTTTGATCGCTTTTGCCTCGAAGACAGAATAGCCGGCCTGTGTCATGTCATTTGCGATATTGGTATATGCCCGGATGAGCGACTCGGTCAGGGTATAGAGGTTCTGTCTCCTCTCCTCGGTATTTTTGAGTGAGTCGATGGTATCGGGATCTTCTCCGCAGAAGTAATGGATGTAATCGGCGGTGTTCTTTGGCCGGGGGACATGTTCACAGAGGAGTCGTATCTTTTCCAGCACCTCTTCAAGTCGCTCCTGTGCTGTATCGACCCGGTTTTTCAGGAGTCCTTCTACATCCTTCTTCTCAAATCTTGAAAATGCTCCGGAGGTGTAGTCCTTGATTGACTGCTCAAGGCTTTTGAAGAGGTCGCGGTAATCGACGATATACCCGTACTCCTTGTCATCTCCGTCTAGGCGGTTTACCCTGCAGATCGCCTGGAAAAGTCCGTGATCCTGCATGTGTTTATCAATGTAGAGATAGGTTGCAGAGGGTGCATCAAATCCGGTGAGGAGTTTGTCCACGACGATGAGGAGTTTCATCTGACCGGGCTCTTCGACAAATTTCTTCTTGACCTCTTTTTCAAACTGTTCGGCTTTGTTAATGGCCTGATCAGGGGGGAGACTGAAGTATTCGGAGAGCATCCGGCCATAGATATCATACTGTTTTAACTTCTCGTTCAGGCCTTCCCCACTGTCTTCTTTTGAGATATCACCGGGTGATGGTTTGTATGAGGTGATGATGGCACATTTTCCTTTTAATTCTGTGGCTGCGAAGAGTTCATAGCAGGTACATGCCTGGTAGATACTGCTGACAACGAGGAGAGCGTTTCCTTTTCCGCTCATGAGTCGTGGCTGGATATCCATATCATACATGATATCATTGACTATCATGTTCTGTCGCATCCGGCTGGAGTTGATCTTCTGCATGGTTGCCCACCGCTCTTTTAATTTCGCCCGAATCTTCTCCCTGGCCCACTCGTTCAGTCCTTCTGTCCGGGTGTTGTATATGGCCTTCGTCTTTGCCTCAAACTTCTCATCGATGTCGTCGGAGATGAGGTGTGATTCGATGTCACGGGCTTCATACACGAGGTCTAGAACGACTCCATCCCTGACTGCTTCATCGTACTTGTAGCAGTGGATAAAATCCCCGAACTTCTCGCGGGTGGTTGCTTTATCTTCACGAAAGAGGGGCGTTCCGGTAAAGCCGATGAATATTCCCTGGGGAATGATCTTCAGCATGGCATCATGCAGTAAGCCTGACTGGGACCGATGGCACTCATCGACGAAGATGAAAAAGTCTCCTTTTGCAGAAAATCCGGGCGGGAGGTGAGCGGTGATCTCCTGGACATAGTCATCATACCGTTTCAGAGCTTCTTTCTCTTCATCCTCTTCCTTCTTTCCGGTTTTATTCCCGAATTTATGGATGAGTGAACAGATGAGGAGCGGGCTGGTCTGATTGAGTGTGTCAAGGAGATCTGCTCCGCTACTGGTCCGGTAGATCTCTTCTTTGACTCCTTTGAAGATTCCTTCTATCTGTTCATCAAGTTCAGTCCGGTCGGTGATGACCAGGATGCGGGAGCTGCTGATCTTCTCTCTGATCCACTTGGCAAGCCAGACCATCGTGAGGCTCTTTCCTGAACCCTGGGTGTGCCAGATGATGCCTCCTTTCTTCTCCCCGATTCTCTTTTGTGCGGCTTTGATGCCGAAGTACTGGTGCGGTCTGCAGATCTTTTTCGTTCCTGTTTCATAGATGAGAAAGTCGTGAATGATCTCAAGGAAGGTCTCTTTTTTGCAGAGGGAGGAGAGTTCCCAGTCAAGGGGGGAGATATCTGCCGGTCTTTTCTTCTCTGGTTTCCAGGTGAGATAGTACTTCTCTTGTGTTTCGATGACCCCGTATCGAAGCCCGGCGGTGTCGTTTCCGGCGATGATGAGTTGGATGGTGGTGAAGAACTTCCTGATGAATTCAGGTCTTTGGTTCCCGATGTTCTGCCTGATTCCTTCGGCATGGTTCACGGTCATCCGTTTGAGTTCGATGACGGCAAGAGCGATTCCATTCACATATAGGACGATGTCCGGGCGTTTGGTATGTTTTCCATGAACGGTTACTTCTTCAGCGATTGCGAAGTGGTTCTTCTCCGGGTGGTTCCAGTCGATGAGGTGGATGGTGTCTGATTTCTTCTCATCGTTTTTGACGGCAATGCCATAGCGGAGATAGGTATAGACGTTTTTATTGATGGCGTAGAGCGATTTCTGCTGGTTGTCGATACATTTGCGCAGGGTCTCGATGGCTTTGTTTTGCTGATAGTTCGTATATTTTTGTGTGGTGAGATAGGCCCGGAGATACTCTTCTTCGACGTTCGAGTTATTAGGGCGGTCTTCCCAGTTTCCGAGGTAGGTGTATCCGAGCTCTTTGGTAAAGAGTTTGACAACCCGGTTCTGGGATTTACGCTCCCGGTCGTCGATGTCAGACAAGTCTGATCCTCCCGGTGAGGAGTTCCTGCATCATTCCCTGTTTGAGAGAGATGGTCTTGGCCCGGCGGGTTTCGAGGGCAGAGATCTCGGCGTCCATGTCGGAGAGAACCGTGGCGATGGCAGTTTGTTCGGGGAGGGAAGGGATATGAATTACAATCCTTTTTAAGTTATTAACATTTACATTGGATTGACTAACTGCTTTTGTAGCCAAGTTTTTTATGGTCCTTTGTATAGAGTTTTTATTCAGTAAAATATTGATAAAAAAGGGATTTGCTATAGAATTATCGACGATTAATCTAATTAAATATGAAGCAAAAACGAGGTTTTTTTCCTTTCTAACAATTGAGGTTTTCCCGACTAAATCGATACTGTTAGTACGATTAAAAAGGATGTCTCCTTTATTTAATAAATAATTGTTATAATCATTTACAGAGATATTGGTGAAAAGGAGATTATTCAAATCAATATAACCACCTTTAAGATTATTCATTCGCAAAATAGGATATTTGCCATTAGTATTACAAACAACAGACAAACCATATTGACTTTTTTTAATTACAACTCCTAACGATGTTATCTCCCAATCCTCCGGAATCTCCCCCACTTCCGTCTGCTTATACCCCTTACCTAAGTCAAACCCCGGCAGCCTCCGTTTCCCGGTAAGGAGTTCCTGCATGGCGGCCTGCTTGATGGCCCGCTTCTTCTCGATAAGCCGGTCAAGGCCGGAGATGAGGGCGTCCACATCGGAAAGGGCGGTGGCGATGGCAGTTTGTTCCTCAATTTTGGGCAAGGGTAATTTTAAGGACTTAAAATAAGGAAGACCAATGGTTTTTATTGTACTTCCCATTGCAATACGTTCAAATTCTTGTTTTTTTGATTGTAACCAATAATATAAGTATAAATTATTCAATTGAAGACCACAATGCCAAGCTAAAAAATGTTGGCTAACCGCCATTACATCCATCATAATGGAACTTTTGCCAACCCCTGCATCTCTCGATAAAACCACAGTTCCTTTTGGATGTAGAACAGCAGAAGAGTTATCCAGACCCTTTTGTGATATTTTCGCAACAGTATCATAAATATACACATTGTCAAGAAATTCTGAATCTTTCAAAGAGATCCATTTAATATTACCATTCCAATACTCTGGACTTTTTTTGTTTGGAGTATGGCCACTTCCTCTTTTACCAACATTGTCTAGGAGTGTAAAATC
This window encodes:
- a CDS encoding SprT family zinc-dependent metalloprotease, with the protein product MPHLTIAEIDVEIARKDIKNIHFGVYPPNGRVRVAVPVNVDDEAVRIAVISKLSWIRKQIATFQNQQRQSKREYVPRESHYYLGKRYLLSIDESKDKQGVIVKKSKTLILKVRPGSTTEKREKILTQWYREELKNIVTPMIKKWEAVLDVKVTAFGVRKMKTKWGSCNPKTGRILINLELIKKPVHCIDYIVLHEMTHLIEKRHNDRFRDLLTHHMSHWQTYRDELNLAPLGHDEWQA
- a CDS encoding HsdR family type I site-specific deoxyribonuclease yields the protein MSDIDDRERKSQNRVVKLFTKELGYTYLGNWEDRPNNSNVEEEYLRAYLTTQKYTNYQQNKAIETLRKCIDNQQKSLYAINKNVYTYLRYGIAVKNDEKKSDTIHLIDWNHPEKNHFAIAEEVTVHGKHTKRPDIVLYVNGIALAVIELKRMTVNHAEGIRQNIGNQRPEFIRKFFTTIQLIIAGNDTAGLRYGVIETQEKYYLTWKPEKKRPADISPLDWELSSLCKKETFLEIIHDFLIYETGTKKICRPHQYFGIKAAQKRIGEKKGGIIWHTQGSGKSLTMVWLAKWIREKISSSRILVITDRTELDEQIEGIFKGVKEEIYRTSSGADLLDTLNQTSPLLICSLIHKFGNKTGKKEEDEEKEALKRYDDYVQEITAHLPPGFSAKGDFFIFVDECHRSQSGLLHDAMLKIIPQGIFIGFTGTPLFREDKATTREKFGDFIHCYKYDEAVRDGVVLDLVYEARDIESHLISDDIDEKFEAKTKAIYNTRTEGLNEWAREKIRAKLKERWATMQKINSSRMRQNMIVNDIMYDMDIQPRLMSGKGNALLVVSSIYQACTCYELFAATELKGKCAIITSYKPSPGDISKEDSGEGLNEKLKQYDIYGRMLSEYFSLPPDQAINKAEQFEKEVKKKFVEEPGQMKLLIVVDKLLTGFDAPSATYLYIDKHMQDHGLFQAICRVNRLDGDDKEYGYIVDYRDLFKSLEQSIKDYTSGAFSRFEKKDVEGLLKNRVDTAQERLEEVLEKIRLLCEHVPRPKNTADYIHYFCGEDPDTIDSLKNTEERRQNLYTLTESLIRAYTNIANDMTQAGYSVFEAKAIKEEVNHYTNVMNAIKQASGEDIDLKQYDPFMRRLIDTYIGANPVKKRKSIPELPIIDLLIKNGVKGLDGLSDDIKNNKQLAAETIERNIRKIILNKTPIDPAYYSKLSEVLTALIKERKTQSESYDKFLDTHIQELIKLAQATVEPGKDYPDKINTPAKKVLYNNLNEDFDKALQVYETILEYKQDGWPDNPMKKKELRNFVYKDLNDDDLTDSIIEIAKNQPELT
- a CDS encoding restriction endonuclease subunit S, with the translated sequence MGVKPGYKQTEVGVIPEDWDFTLLDNVGKRGSGHTPNKKSPEYWNGNIKWISLKDSEFLDNVYIYDTVAKISQKGLDNSSAVLHPKGTVVLSRDAGVGKSSIMMDVMAVSQHFLAWHCGLQLNNLYLYYWLQSKKQEFERIAMGSTIKTIGLPYFKSLKLPLPKIEEQTAIATALSDVDALISGLDRLIEKKRAIKQAAMQELLTGKRRLPGFDLGKGYKQTEVGEIPEDWEITSLGVVIKKSQYGLSVVCNTNGKYPILRMNNLKGGYIDLNNLLFTNISVNDYNNYLLNKGDILFNRTNSIDLVGKTSIVRKEKNLVFASYLIRLIVDNSIANPFFINILLNKNSIQRTIKNLATKAVSQSNVNVNNLKRIVIHIPSLPEQTAIATVLSDMDAEISALETRRAKTISLKQGMMQELLTGRIRLV